A window from Mauremys reevesii isolate NIE-2019 linkage group 9, ASM1616193v1, whole genome shotgun sequence encodes these proteins:
- the SLC25A14 gene encoding brain mitochondrial carrier protein 1 isoform X2, translating into MFQGTFPVDLTKTRLQVQGQSIDARFREIKYRGMFHALFRIYKEEGILALYSGIAPALLRQASYGTIKIGIYQSLKRLFVDRLEDETLLINMICGVVSGVISSTLANPTDVLKIRMQAQGSLFQGGMIGSFIDIYQQEGTRGLWRGVVPTAQRAAIVVGVELPVYDITKKHLILSGFMGDTILAHFISSFTCGLAGAIASNPVDVVRTRMMNQRAIVGSVELYKGTLDGLLKTWKSEGFFALYKGFWPNWLRLGPWNIIFFITYEQLKRLPF; encoded by the exons GGACCTTTCCTGTGGACCTCACCAAAACGCGCCTCCAAGTGCAAGGTCAAAGCATTGATGCTCGCTTCCGAGAGATCAAGTACCGGGGCATGTTCCATGCCTTGTTCCGCATCTATAAGGAGGAGGGGATTCTGGCTCTCTATTCTGG GATTGCTCCTGCGTTGCTGAGACAGGCATCTTATGGCACCATAAAGATTGGCATTTACCAGAGCCTGAAGCGGCTGTTTGTAGATCGCTTAGAAG ATGAGACGCTGCTAATCAACATGATCTGTGGGGTGGTTTCAGGGGTGATCTCGTCCACGCTGGCCAACCCGACAGATGTGCTGAAG ATTCGAATGCAGGCTCAAGGCAGTTTATTCCAGGGGGGCATGATTGGCAGCTTCATCGATATCTACCAGCAGGAAGGCACGCGGGGGCTCTGGAGG GGTGTAGTCCCCACGGCGCAGAGAGCTGCCATTGTGGTTGGAGTGGAGCTGCCAGTGTATGACATCACCAAGAAGCACCTGATCCTCTCAGGGTTCATGGGGGATACGATCCTTGCCCACTTCAT TTCCAGTTTTACATGTGGGCTGGCCGGAGCCATTGCCTCCAACCCAGTGGACGTGGTGCGAACGCGGATGATGAACCAGAGGGCAATAGTGGGGAGTGTGGAGCTCTATAAAGGCACACTGGATGGTCTACTAAAG acaTGGAAGAGTGAGGGCTTCTTTGCACTCTATAAAGGGTTCTGGCCCAACTGGCTCCGGCTTGGCCCTTGGAATATCATT TTTTTTATCACATATGAGCAGTTGAAGCGACTCCCGTTCTAG
- the SLC25A14 gene encoding brain mitochondrial carrier protein 1 isoform X1: MSALNWKPFVYGGLASLVAEFGTFPVDLTKTRLQVQGQSIDARFREIKYRGMFHALFRIYKEEGILALYSGIAPALLRQASYGTIKIGIYQSLKRLFVDRLEDETLLINMICGVVSGVISSTLANPTDVLKIRMQAQGSLFQGGMIGSFIDIYQQEGTRGLWRGVVPTAQRAAIVVGVELPVYDITKKHLILSGFMGDTILAHFISSFTCGLAGAIASNPVDVVRTRMMNQRAIVGSVELYKGTLDGLLKTWKSEGFFALYKGFWPNWLRLGPWNIIFFITYEQLKRLPF; encoded by the exons GGACCTTTCCTGTGGACCTCACCAAAACGCGCCTCCAAGTGCAAGGTCAAAGCATTGATGCTCGCTTCCGAGAGATCAAGTACCGGGGCATGTTCCATGCCTTGTTCCGCATCTATAAGGAGGAGGGGATTCTGGCTCTCTATTCTGG GATTGCTCCTGCGTTGCTGAGACAGGCATCTTATGGCACCATAAAGATTGGCATTTACCAGAGCCTGAAGCGGCTGTTTGTAGATCGCTTAGAAG ATGAGACGCTGCTAATCAACATGATCTGTGGGGTGGTTTCAGGGGTGATCTCGTCCACGCTGGCCAACCCGACAGATGTGCTGAAG ATTCGAATGCAGGCTCAAGGCAGTTTATTCCAGGGGGGCATGATTGGCAGCTTCATCGATATCTACCAGCAGGAAGGCACGCGGGGGCTCTGGAGG GGTGTAGTCCCCACGGCGCAGAGAGCTGCCATTGTGGTTGGAGTGGAGCTGCCAGTGTATGACATCACCAAGAAGCACCTGATCCTCTCAGGGTTCATGGGGGATACGATCCTTGCCCACTTCAT TTCCAGTTTTACATGTGGGCTGGCCGGAGCCATTGCCTCCAACCCAGTGGACGTGGTGCGAACGCGGATGATGAACCAGAGGGCAATAGTGGGGAGTGTGGAGCTCTATAAAGGCACACTGGATGGTCTACTAAAG acaTGGAAGAGTGAGGGCTTCTTTGCACTCTATAAAGGGTTCTGGCCCAACTGGCTCCGGCTTGGCCCTTGGAATATCATT TTTTTTATCACATATGAGCAGTTGAAGCGACTCCCGTTCTAG
- the SLC25A14 gene encoding brain mitochondrial carrier protein 1 isoform X3 encodes MFHALFRIYKEEGILALYSGIAPALLRQASYGTIKIGIYQSLKRLFVDRLEDETLLINMICGVVSGVISSTLANPTDVLKIRMQAQGSLFQGGMIGSFIDIYQQEGTRGLWRGVVPTAQRAAIVVGVELPVYDITKKHLILSGFMGDTILAHFISSFTCGLAGAIASNPVDVVRTRMMNQRAIVGSVELYKGTLDGLLKTWKSEGFFALYKGFWPNWLRLGPWNIIFFITYEQLKRLPF; translated from the exons ATGTTCCATGCCTTGTTCCGCATCTATAAGGAGGAGGGGATTCTGGCTCTCTATTCTGG GATTGCTCCTGCGTTGCTGAGACAGGCATCTTATGGCACCATAAAGATTGGCATTTACCAGAGCCTGAAGCGGCTGTTTGTAGATCGCTTAGAAG ATGAGACGCTGCTAATCAACATGATCTGTGGGGTGGTTTCAGGGGTGATCTCGTCCACGCTGGCCAACCCGACAGATGTGCTGAAG ATTCGAATGCAGGCTCAAGGCAGTTTATTCCAGGGGGGCATGATTGGCAGCTTCATCGATATCTACCAGCAGGAAGGCACGCGGGGGCTCTGGAGG GGTGTAGTCCCCACGGCGCAGAGAGCTGCCATTGTGGTTGGAGTGGAGCTGCCAGTGTATGACATCACCAAGAAGCACCTGATCCTCTCAGGGTTCATGGGGGATACGATCCTTGCCCACTTCAT TTCCAGTTTTACATGTGGGCTGGCCGGAGCCATTGCCTCCAACCCAGTGGACGTGGTGCGAACGCGGATGATGAACCAGAGGGCAATAGTGGGGAGTGTGGAGCTCTATAAAGGCACACTGGATGGTCTACTAAAG acaTGGAAGAGTGAGGGCTTCTTTGCACTCTATAAAGGGTTCTGGCCCAACTGGCTCCGGCTTGGCCCTTGGAATATCATT TTTTTTATCACATATGAGCAGTTGAAGCGACTCCCGTTCTAG